AAGACATGGAGGGGCCGGCCGGAGGGCAGTGCGATCCGCGCCTTCAGGACCGGCCGGTCGAACCGCACCTCGGCGGGCCCGGCCTGCATCGGCAGCTCCAGCCTCCACGGTGGGACGCGATCGTGCATCAGGGTCGCCGACTGGTCGATCGGGTGACGGGAGAGGATGACCAGATTGTGCCGGTCGGCGAGCCCGTCGCCGGGTCCGGCCGCGGCATGGTGGAAATCGGCAAGGGGCGTGCCGGCGACAAGGGCGTCCAGGTCCGACAGGTCCCGGCTCTCCGCTCCCGGCTCGCGCTGAGCGTTCACCTCCTGCAGGCAGTAAATGTCGGCGTCCAGCGACGTCAGGCGCGCCCTCAGGACCGGGATGCGCTCCAGGGTGGCGTCGCGGCCCGGCCGGTCGCCGCCGAAGGATTCCATGTTGAAAGTGGCGATGCGGATCATCGGGTCCGTGCGCGCCGCGCTCAGCCGTCGCCGCCGCCGTCATCGGTGCCGGGAGACCGGACCCGATCGCGGAAGGCGCGGCGGATGACCTTGCCCGTGGTGGTCAGGGGCATCTCGTCGACGAATTCGATCTCGCGGGGATATTCGTGCGCCGACAGCCGCTCGCGCACGAAGGTCTGGATGTCGGTGACGAGCGTCTCGTCGGCGGTCATGCCCGGTCGGAGCTGGACGAAGGCCTTCACGATCTCCGTGCGGACCGGGTCCGGCTTGCCGACCACGGCGGCAAGCGACACGGCGGGATGGCCGATCAGGCAGTCCTCGATCTCGCCCGGTCCGATCCGGTAGCCCGATGAGGTGATCACGTCGTCGTCGCGGCCGACGAAGCGGACATAGCCGTCTTTGTCCATCACGCCCTGGTCGCCGGTGAGCAGCCAGTCGCCGCGGAACTTGTCGCGGGTTGCCTCGGGACTGCCCCAGTAGGAGAGGAACATCACCGGATCCGGCGCCTGAACCGCGATGGTCCCCTGGCTGCCTGGGGGAAGTTCGGTCCCGTCGTCGTCGACGATGGCGACCCGGTGGCCGGGAACGGCCCGTCCGATCGCGCCGGCCCGATTGATCCCGAGTGCTGCGCAGGACGACAGAACGAGATTGCATTCGGTCTGGCCGTAGAACTCGTTGATGGTGAGCCCGAGGGCCTCGTGACCCCAGTCGAAGGTGCTCTGGCCGAGGGCCTCGCCGCCGGACCCGACGGACCTGAGATTGAGCGCCTCCGGCGGCCTGGAGCCGGCCTTCAGCATGCGCAGGGCCGTCGGCGGAATGAAGGCGTTGCGGATCTCCGCATCCACCATCAGCCGCCACGCCTCGTCGGGATCGAACCGGTCGAACCGCCGCGCGATCACGGGAACGCCGAGCTTCAGGGCGGGCAGCAGCACGTTGAGCAGGCCACCGGCCCACGCCCAGTCGGCCGGCGTCCACAGACGGTCGCCGGGCCGGGGCAGGAAATCGTGGTGCATCTGCACGCCCGGGATGTGGCCGAGCAGGACGCGGTGGCCGTGCAGGGCGCCCTTCGGCGGACCGGTGGTGCCGGAGGTGTAGATCATCATGGCCGGATCGTCGGCCGAGGTCCCGGCGGTCGCGAACCGGTCCGAGGCCTGATCCACGAGTGCGGCAAAGTCGATGGCGTTGCCCGGCCCGGCACCGTCGGTGGAGATCACCAGCGCCAGATCCGGCAGTCCCTCCCGAATGGTCTCGACCTTCGCCGCCCCGAAGCCGTCGGTGACGATTGCCCGGACGCCGGCGTTCGCCAGCCGGAAGGAGATAGCCTCCGGCCCGAAGACGTTGGCCAGCGGCAGCGCGATCGCACCGAGCTTGTAAATGGCGATGTGGCTGACGGCGACCTCAAGGCCCTGAGGCAGAAACACCGCCACCCGGTCGCCCGCTCCCACGCCGCTGGCGGCGAGACCGTTCGCCAGCCGGTTCGAAAGCCGCATCAGGGTGAGATAGGACACCTTGCGCTGCGACCCGTCGGCGCCGACCTCGATCAGGGCGGTCCGGTCGGGCTCGGAGGCCGCCCACTGGTCGCAGACGTCCTCCGCGATGTTGTAGGCCTCAGGCACCTGCCACCGGAAGCGGGCTACCAGCGTGTCATAGTCCGGCGCGTTCGGGAGAAGGGTCACGGGCACGCTCTTCTTGTTGTCGTTCGCCCGCGATCCGGCTCTCAGGACTCTGCCCCCGGAGGCATCGGACACAAGGCGGATGGCACGGCATCCACTATGGAAAGTCCGTCCTCCGCGTGCAATCGGCGATCTCGAGCCTATTGCTGCGCGGCCGGCGGGCCGGCGAAGATCGCCGCCCAGAAGACCTTGTACTTGCTGGCCGGCGCATAGGCGGTGGCGATGCCGAACCGGGTCGCCTCGGGGTTCAGCATGTTGGCGTTGTGGGACTTGAGTTCGCGCCAGCCGGAGAAGGCTTCGGCGACCGTCCGGTAGCCGGCGCTGACACTTTCCACCGACGAGGCGGCGCTGTAGCCGGCCGCCTTCAGCCGGGCGTCGATCGCCCGCTCGCCGGCGAGGGACAGCTGGATGCTATCGCGCTCGGCCAGAAGGTCGGCCTGGTCCTGGGCGATCGCGCTGAGGGCCGGATCGAGGGTCAGCGGCGCCAGGCCGTTGTTGGTGCGGTAGCTGTTGATCAGCCCGAGCGCCGAGGCGGCGTCCACCTGGGCGGTCGACGTGCCCAGGTCGCGATAGAAGGCCGGCTTTTCGGGCGGCTGCGCGCAGGCCGCCAGAAGGGCGACGCCGGTGGCGGCGATCAGAAGACGGCAGGCGCGGCCGAAATTCATGCGAGGATCCTTCCCGAAGGCGCGAGCGAGGCGGCGCGGGCCGTCCCCGATCGGATGGACGCCAGCATTATCCGAATCGCGGGCGCGCCGGAACGGAAATCGCGCGACGTGCGCGTGCGGACCGGGCGGGTGGGCCGATCGGCGGTGCGGGTCAGTAGTTCGGGCAGATGAGCTGCGGGCCGGAGGTGTAGCAGCCGCTCTGTTCGGGCACCTGCTGCGTCGGCGACGGCGGGCCGATCGCGTCCGCGCCGGGCTGCTGCCAGGGGTGGGACGGGCCGAGTTCGTTCGGGTCCGGCTCAGACGAATAGGATGAGGGCAACTGATCGTAGTAGCCGGGCGGCGGTCCGGAATTCTGCATCGACCAGTTGTCGATCGCATCGAGCCCGACGGCGCCGGCGGCGACCGCCGCACCCCAGTCGGCCGCGCCGCGCTTGTCGTACATCGACCAGCCCGGACGGTCCGGCCGCCAGTTCGGCGGCGGCGGTCCGGGGGGACGGTGTCCGGGCCGGGGCGGACCATAGGCCGGACCCGGCCGGGCGCCCCAGGCGTCGCCGACCAGCAGGATGTCAGGTCCTGTCGAGGCCGATGCGCCGGTATCGGCGGGTGCGGTGGTGGGCCAGGCAAGCGCCGGGGTCGCGGCTATCGTCAGCGCGATCGCGGCACCGGCGACGGCGCGACGCGCGGCCCTATGGATCTTCGTCGATGCGCGCATGAAAACCATCCCGGCCCGATTGTGCGGATGGCCGCATCAAAGCGTCCCTGGCTTTCTCCGGGCTTGCGCTGTCTTGAGCTACACGGCGTCGCCGCCGCCATCTCCGTCCCCGTCGGGCAGGTCCAGCGGCTCGGCCGGCTGGCTGCTGTCGGGCGGCGTCTGGCGCGGCTTGCGGCGGCGCTTGCGCGGGCGCGATTGACGCGGCGGCTCGTCCTCCTCCGCGTCGGCGTCCTCGGGCTTCATGAGGTGCTTCAGCGTCTCCAGATCGAGTATGTGCAGATCCCGCCTTGTGTAGGGGATCTCGATGCCGTTTTCCCTGAGCGTGCGGAAGGCGGCCATCCTCAGTTCCGACTTGGCGCTCAGCATGTAGTCCACGTTGCCGAGATAGCAGAAGATCTGGAACTCCAGCGCGGACTCGCCGAAATTGGACAGGTAAACCTTGGCCTCCGGGTAGGCCAGCACATTCGGATGGGTCTCGGCCACCTCCAGCAGCAGGTCGTGGACCTTGTCGGGATCGGAATCGAACGGCACCCGGACGTCGATGATGACGCGCCCCGACGTGTCGGTGTGCATCCAGTTCTTCACGACGCCGGAGATCAGGTCGGAGTTCGGGACGATCACCGTCGACCGGTCGAAGGTCTCGATCTCGGTCGAGCGCACGTTGATGCGCTTCACGTAGCCCTGTTCGGCGCCGACGACGATCCAGTCGCCGGCCTTGATCGGGCGTTCGGCCAGAAGGATCAGGCCGGAGACGAAGTTGTTGACGATGGACTGCAGGCCGAAACCGACACCGACGGAAAGCGCACCGGCGATGATCGCGACGTTCTGCAGGTTGAAGCCGGCAACCGAGAAGGCGATCACGCCGGCCATGATCACGCCGAGATAGCCGAGACCCGTGCGCACGGAGGTCTTCAGGCCGACATCCATGCGGGTGTGCGGCAGGAAGCGCGTGTCGAGCCATCGCTGCAGGGCGCGGGTGGCGACCATTCCGATCGCGAACACCAGGAGCGCCGTGACGATCGCCGCCGGCGAGATGGTGACGGAGCCGATGCTGAGCCCGGTGACGGAGCGCCGGAAGGTTCCGATCAGGTCGGCGCCCGTCACGCCGAACGGGGTCAGCAGCAGTGCCCCCGCGGTGGCGATCATCAGGAGGCGGCCGATGCCCGACAGGATCGCGCCGATCTGCTCGATTGTTGCCGGCCTGAGCCGCAGGTTGCGCAGCAGGACGCCGCCGATTGCCGTGCCCGGCCGGAATGCCGCCGTCAGGAATTCGTCAACGAGGACCAGTGCGAGATAGAGGATGCTGAGGACGAGCGCGATCCAGACCACCTGGCCGACCAGGAACCAGCCGAGTGTCAGGTATCCGCCGAACGGCGCGAGGAGCGCTACGATCGCCGTCAGCCAGGCCGGCGGAAGCAGCCAGCGCCAGACCGCGATCGACCCGCCGTCCGGGCTTTCGGAATCGTGGTTCAGACCGCGCGCGATGGCATGGAGCGTGCCCATCGACGCGGCTGCCGTGAGCACCGCGAACAGACCCTGCACGCCCTGCACCACCGGCAGCGGCAGCGCCAGCACGTTGGACATCGCGACCATGAAATGGCCGAGCGTGAACACGCTGCCGTAGAGGATCACCCAGTGCATGATCTTCTCGGCGAACGAATCCGCCACCGGCAGGAAGCGCCATGCCGGCCGGTTCGGGGCCACGATCGCCACCGCCAATCCCCGGATCGCCGCGAACAACGCAAGCGACTGAAGCGCGGCAAGCAGCATCTGGTCGATGCGCTGGGCCGACATCTGGAAGCCTTCCAGCATCGCGAACAGGGCGAGCATCACGGCCACCACGACGCCGAAATTGACCGAGGCGATCGCGGCCGCATGGGTGGCCATGGACAGCTTGGAGACGCTGGTCAGCGTGGGATCCCGGTTGGTGATCCGGTAGAGGTAGCGGCGCACCGGCCAGGCAAGGACGATGGCGAAGATCAGAAGGCCGGTCGACGCCAGTGCCAGCTGCCAGCCGCTGCGGGCCTGAACCAGGCCTTTCCAGTCTTCGAACAGATATCTCAGGCTCGTCAGCGCGCGTGGGGTCTCGACGATGATGTCCTGCCAGAGCGTGAGGTCCAGCATGCTGCGGCGCCGTTCGCCGATGCGTTCGGCGAACTGCTGGCGGCGGCGGTCCTCGATCGTCGCAATCAGTTCGTCCGCGCGCAGCCGCGTCGCATAGGCCTGCTTCAGGATCGCCTCGAGAGCGACCAGGAGACGGGTCTGGGCTTCGCGTTCGTTGCGCAGCGTCTCCGGCTCCAGGGCGCTCTGCTCCGCCGGCAGGTTGAGTTCGTCCAGCCGCGCCTGCAGGGCGTTCGCCCGCGGCTGCAGCCTGTCTATCAGCGGGGTGATCTGGTCGCGCAGGGTGGCTGCTGTCCGGCGCAGGTCGACGAGCGCCTCGTCGCTGAGATTGCTGTTGTTAAGGCTCGAGCCGATCTGGTCGAGCTGCGTGCGCCAGCTGTCGACCAGGGCCTGGTCGGCCGGATCGACATTTGCGGGAGCGACCGGCTCGCCGCCCTGGGTGCCGGGATGGGGCGTGGCCGGCGTCGTCGTGCCGTTCCCGGCGTCCCCGGTCTCCGCCGCCTGGTCGGCCTGGCCCGATGGCTCGGACTGGTTGAGCGGCGAGAGGACCTGGGGCACCTGGTCGGGCGCCTGGGTTACCGGCGAACTGCCCTGGGCGAGTGCGGCGACGGACCACGACCCGAGCACCGCGCAGACGAGGAAAAGGCCCGACAGGCTGCG
The DNA window shown above is from Amorphus orientalis and carries:
- a CDS encoding AMP-binding protein, giving the protein MTLLPNAPDYDTLVARFRWQVPEAYNIAEDVCDQWAASEPDRTALIEVGADGSQRKVSYLTLMRLSNRLANGLAASGVGAGDRVAVFLPQGLEVAVSHIAIYKLGAIALPLANVFGPEAISFRLANAGVRAIVTDGFGAAKVETIREGLPDLALVISTDGAGPGNAIDFAALVDQASDRFATAGTSADDPAMMIYTSGTTGPPKGALHGHRVLLGHIPGVQMHHDFLPRPGDRLWTPADWAWAGGLLNVLLPALKLGVPVIARRFDRFDPDEAWRLMVDAEIRNAFIPPTALRMLKAGSRPPEALNLRSVGSGGEALGQSTFDWGHEALGLTINEFYGQTECNLVLSSCAALGINRAGAIGRAVPGHRVAIVDDDGTELPPGSQGTIAVQAPDPVMFLSYWGSPEATRDKFRGDWLLTGDQGVMDKDGYVRFVGRDDDVITSSGYRIGPGEIEDCLIGHPAVSLAAVVGKPDPVRTEIVKAFVQLRPGMTADETLVTDIQTFVRERLSAHEYPREIEFVDEMPLTTTGKVIRRAFRDRVRSPGTDDGGGDG
- a CDS encoding CAP domain-containing protein — its product is MNFGRACRLLIAATGVALLAACAQPPEKPAFYRDLGTSTAQVDAASALGLINSYRTNNGLAPLTLDPALSAIAQDQADLLAERDSIQLSLAGERAIDARLKAAGYSAASSVESVSAGYRTVAEAFSGWRELKSHNANMLNPEATRFGIATAYAPASKYKVFWAAIFAGPPAAQQ
- a CDS encoding DUF3772 domain-containing protein — translated: MRSSLRSLSGLFLVCAVLGSWSVAALAQGSSPVTQAPDQVPQVLSPLNQSEPSGQADQAAETGDAGNGTTTPATPHPGTQGGEPVAPANVDPADQALVDSWRTQLDQIGSSLNNSNLSDEALVDLRRTAATLRDQITPLIDRLQPRANALQARLDELNLPAEQSALEPETLRNEREAQTRLLVALEAILKQAYATRLRADELIATIEDRRRQQFAERIGERRRSMLDLTLWQDIIVETPRALTSLRYLFEDWKGLVQARSGWQLALASTGLLIFAIVLAWPVRRYLYRITNRDPTLTSVSKLSMATHAAAIASVNFGVVVAVMLALFAMLEGFQMSAQRIDQMLLAALQSLALFAAIRGLAVAIVAPNRPAWRFLPVADSFAEKIMHWVILYGSVFTLGHFMVAMSNVLALPLPVVQGVQGLFAVLTAAASMGTLHAIARGLNHDSESPDGGSIAVWRWLLPPAWLTAIVALLAPFGGYLTLGWFLVGQVVWIALVLSILYLALVLVDEFLTAAFRPGTAIGGVLLRNLRLRPATIEQIGAILSGIGRLLMIATAGALLLTPFGVTGADLIGTFRRSVTGLSIGSVTISPAAIVTALLVFAIGMVATRALQRWLDTRFLPHTRMDVGLKTSVRTGLGYLGVIMAGVIAFSVAGFNLQNVAIIAGALSVGVGFGLQSIVNNFVSGLILLAERPIKAGDWIVVGAEQGYVKRINVRSTEIETFDRSTVIVPNSDLISGVVKNWMHTDTSGRVIIDVRVPFDSDPDKVHDLLLEVAETHPNVLAYPEAKVYLSNFGESALEFQIFCYLGNVDYMLSAKSELRMAAFRTLRENGIEIPYTRRDLHILDLETLKHLMKPEDADAEEDEPPRQSRPRKRRRKPRQTPPDSSQPAEPLDLPDGDGDGGGDAV